A DNA window from Bombus vancouverensis nearcticus chromosome 6, iyBomVanc1_principal, whole genome shotgun sequence contains the following coding sequences:
- the tsr gene encoding cofilin/actin-depolymerizing factor homolog tsr isoform X1 gives MCYASGVTVADVCKTTYEEIKKDKKHRYVIFYIKDEKQIDVEVIGPRDAAYDAFLEDLQKCGSGECRYGLFDFEYTHQCQGTSEASKKQKLFLMSWCPDTAKVKKKMLYSSSFDALKKSLVGVQKYIQATDLSEASEEAVEEKLRATDRN, from the exons atgtgcTAT GCATCTGGAGTAACAGTGGCCGATGTTTGTAAGACAACGTACGAGGAGATTAAAAAAGACAAAAAGCATCGATATGTAATCTTTTACATTAAGGACGAAAAGCAAATTGATGTTGAAGTCATCGGACCTCGCGACGCAGCTTACGACGCCTTCCTTGAAGATTTGCAGAAATGTGGTAGCGGAGAATGTCGCTATGGCCTCTTCGATTTTGAATACACTCATCAGTGTCAGGGTACTTCTGAG gcTTCCAAGAAACAAAAATTGTTCTTGATGTCGTGGTGTCCTGACACGGCCAAAGTTAAGAAGAAGATGTTGTACTCCAGTTCTTTTGATGCTTTGAAAAAATCCTTAGTTGGTGTGCAAAAGTATATACAGGCAACAGACCTTTCAGAGGCTTCTGAAGAAGCTGTTGAAGAAAAGCTCCGAGCCACTGACAGGAATTAG
- the tsr gene encoding cofilin/actin-depolymerizing factor homolog tsr isoform X2, translated as MASGVTVADVCKTTYEEIKKDKKHRYVIFYIKDEKQIDVEVIGPRDAAYDAFLEDLQKCGSGECRYGLFDFEYTHQCQGTSEASKKQKLFLMSWCPDTAKVKKKMLYSSSFDALKKSLVGVQKYIQATDLSEASEEAVEEKLRATDRN; from the exons ATG GCATCTGGAGTAACAGTGGCCGATGTTTGTAAGACAACGTACGAGGAGATTAAAAAAGACAAAAAGCATCGATATGTAATCTTTTACATTAAGGACGAAAAGCAAATTGATGTTGAAGTCATCGGACCTCGCGACGCAGCTTACGACGCCTTCCTTGAAGATTTGCAGAAATGTGGTAGCGGAGAATGTCGCTATGGCCTCTTCGATTTTGAATACACTCATCAGTGTCAGGGTACTTCTGAG gcTTCCAAGAAACAAAAATTGTTCTTGATGTCGTGGTGTCCTGACACGGCCAAAGTTAAGAAGAAGATGTTGTACTCCAGTTCTTTTGATGCTTTGAAAAAATCCTTAGTTGGTGTGCAAAAGTATATACAGGCAACAGACCTTTCAGAGGCTTCTGAAGAAGCTGTTGAAGAAAAGCTCCGAGCCACTGACAGGAATTAG
- the Rtf1 gene encoding RNA polymerase-associated protein Rtf1, which yields MPKRKNQALIDSDSSGSASESGSDLDNDLLSLAKKKKGKAQDDSQSNEETSTTRKDNKHDSDTSDSDDDWGAKTGKNKKKKVPTKRSKRKMTKSSSEESASEIEPEKISEPEEGEVSDSDASVSDSSQEEFNDGYDDKLMGDAEDQARLAQMTEKEREQEIFKRIEQREIMKTRFEIEKKLRMAKKQELKKQKESRKKEKSAEEKKVDRAPDPKERSKDRKKTIEEKQDKKFHAMSLLKARREEKKEREEKEKQRIEQQQQQSKDIEEEELEDDHKGGANKTKLKASDIYSDDSGSSDSGEEEETTKPSSHRRSSSSDSRDTDSDTDKKSITSNKAKPKKPIYVSTKEDLNKIRLSRHKMERFVHLPFFDRVVQGCFVRIGIGNNNGKPVYRVAEISGVCETGKIYQLGGTRTNKGLKLRHGAQERVFRLEFVSNQEFTESEFFKWKETCALQGISMPTFEEVEQKLKDIKEALVYEFKEEDIEKIVREKERFKQTPYNYAMKKAQLMRERDAANCRGDDETASRLNQELSELEERASELDKMRTATISSISYINDRNRKKNVEEAEKAIMEEIKANKGKKVDDPFTRRSTKPRMVFKPEDEEISSTALVNDKASPQQTEVVAVSNEKENSQETKKKQSTEDLFNAHDFDITIDLEVPIPNNPVSVLPKPISNIKDTGPRRSLNLEDYKKKRGLI from the exons GACTTATTATCTCTCgccaaaaaaaagaaaggcaaAGCCCAAGATGATTCTCAGTCTAATGAAGAAACTAGCACTACTAGAAAAGATAATAAACATGATTCAGACACATCAGATTCAGATGATGATTGGGGTGCAAAAActggtaaaaataaaaagaagaaagtgcCAACTAAAAGAAGTAAACGTAAAATGACAAAGTCTAGTAGTGAAGAAAGTGCCAGTGAAATAGAGCCCGAAAAGATCTCTGAACCAGAAGAAG GTGAGGTTTCAGATTCGGATGCCAGTGTTTCTGACTCTAGCCAAGAAGAATTTAACGATGGTTATGATGATAAATTAATGGGAGATGCTGAGGATCAAGCAAGACTTGCCCAAATGACAGAAAAAGAACGTgaacaagaaatttttaaaCGTATTGAACAACGTGAAATTATGAAAACAAGATTTGAGATTGAAAAAAAATTGAGAATGGCTAAAaaacaagaattaaaaaaacaaaaggaatcaaggaagaaagaaaagagtgCAGAGGAAAAGAAAGTTGACAGAGCCCCAGATCCTAAAGAACGAAGCAAAGATCGTAAAAAGACAatagaagaaaaacaagatAAAAAGTTCCATGCAATGTCTCTTCTAAAAGCAAgacgagaagagaaaaaagaaagag aggagaaagaaaaacaaaggatagaacagcagcaacagcaatcAAAGGATATTGAAGAAGAAGAATTAGAAGACGACCATAAAGGAGGAGCAAACAAAACAAAACTTAAAGCATCTGATATTTATTCTGATGATAGTGGTTCATCAGATAGTggtgaagaagaagaaactaCTAAACCATCGTCTCATCGCAGATCATCTTCAAGTGATAGTAGGGATACTGATTCTGATACTGATAAAAA ATCTATTACCAGTAATAAAGCCAAACCGAAGAAACCAATATATGTCAGTACCAAGGAAGATCTCAACAAAATTAGATTGTCTCGTCATAAAATGGAAAGATTTGTACATCTACCTTTCTTTGATAGAGTGGTACAAGGTTGTTTTGTTAGAATTGGCATTGGAAACAATAATGGAAAACCAGTATATAGGGTAGCTGAAATTAGTGGTGTATGTGAAACAGGAAAAATCTATCAACTTGGTGGAACTAGAACAAATAAAGGATTGAAACTAAGACATGGAGCTCAAGAACGGGTATTTAGATTAGAGTTTGTGTCAAACCAAGAGTTTACTGAATCTGAATTTTTCAAATGGAAAGAAACTTGTGCTTTGCAAGGAATATCAATGCCAACTTTTGAAGAAGTTGAACAAAAATTAAAAGACATTAAAGAAGCTTTAGTATACGAATTCAAAGAAGAAGATATAGAAAAAATAGTCCGGGAAAAGGAAAGATTTAAACAAACTCCATATAACTATGCAATGAAGAAAGCGCAACTTATGCGTGAAAGAGATGCAGCTAATTGTAGAGGGGATGACGAAACTGCCAGTCGGCTTAACCAAGAATTGAGTGAACTTGAAGAACGTGCTTCTGAACTTGATAAAATGCGCACTGCAACAATATCTAGCATATCTTATATTAATGATCGTAACCGAAAAAAGAATGTTGAAGAAGCTGAAAAAGCAATCATG gaAGAAATCAAAGCCAATAAAGGTAAAAAAGTTGATGATCCATTCACTAGGAGAAGTACTAAACCAAGAATGGTCTTTAAACCAGAAGATGAAGAAATATCGTCTACCGCTCTAGTAAATGATAAAGCAAGTCCTCAACAAACTGAAGTAGTAGCAGTATCtaacgaaaaagaaaatagtcaagaaacaaagaagaaacaaaGTACTGAAGATTTATTTAATGCTCACGACTTTGATATCACAATAGATTTAGAGGTACCAATTCCAA ATAATCCCGTTAGTGTATTGCCGAAACCTATTAGTAATATCAAAGATACTGGGCCTCGACGATCTTTAAATTTGGAAGATTATAAGAAAAAACGAGGACTAATCTAA